From one Bacteroidota bacterium genomic stretch:
- a CDS encoding RnfABCDGE type electron transport complex subunit D has translation MDNKKLTISLSPHIHGDQNVKKIMYGVIIAMLPALLVSFYYFGLNAVRVTLIAITASILFEYLIQKFLIKGKTTINDGSAIITGILLAFNVPSNLPWWIIVIGSLVAIGIAKMTFGGLGKNPFNPALVGRVFLLISFPVQMTSWPKPLESVSKLADVVTGPTPLGLMKEGLAGGKTVSELMPEIPNYVNLLLGNMGGSLGEVSAIALLIGAVFMFWKKIITWHIPVAYLGSVIIFAGILWLVNPELYVNPLFHLVTGGLLLGVFYMATDMVTSPMNPKGMLIFGAGAGILTLVIRIFGAYPEGVSFAILIMNAFVPLINNAFKPKRFGEKIKFNKL, from the coding sequence ATGGATAATAAAAAACTTACAATATCTTTATCTCCACATATTCATGGAGATCAAAATGTGAAAAAAATAATGTACGGGGTAATTATTGCAATGCTCCCTGCTTTACTAGTATCATTTTATTATTTTGGATTAAATGCAGTTCGTGTAACTTTAATTGCGATTACTGCATCTATTCTTTTTGAATATTTGATACAAAAATTTTTAATTAAAGGAAAAACAACAATCAATGATGGCTCGGCAATAATAACGGGAATTTTACTCGCATTTAACGTTCCTTCTAATTTGCCATGGTGGATAATTGTAATTGGAAGCCTTGTAGCTATTGGAATTGCAAAAATGACTTTTGGCGGATTAGGAAAAAATCCTTTTAATCCGGCACTTGTAGGTCGTGTATTTTTGTTAATTTCATTTCCTGTGCAAATGACAAGTTGGCCAAAACCATTGGAATCTGTTAGTAAATTGGCTGATGTTGTTACAGGACCTACTCCTTTGGGTTTAATGAAAGAAGGTCTTGCTGGTGGCAAAACTGTTTCTGAATTAATGCCTGAAATTCCTAACTATGTTAATTTGCTTTTAGGAAATATGGGCGGTTCTCTTGGAGAAGTTTCTGCAATTGCATTATTGATAGGTGCTGTGTTTATGTTTTGGAAAAAAATTATTACTTGGCATATTCCTGTTGCTTATCTTGGTTCGGTAATTATTTTTGCTGGAATTTTATGGCTTGTAAATCCTGAGTTGTACGTTAATCCTTTATTTCATCTTGTAACAGGAGGATTGTTGTTAGGAGTTTTTTACATGGCAACGGATATGGTTACCTCACCAATGAATCCTAAAGGTATGCTGATTTTTGGTGCTGGAGCAGGTATTTTAACACTTGTTATTAGGATATTCGGAGCTTATCCCGAAGGTGTTTCCTTTGCAATATTAATAATGAATGCTTTTGTACCTCTTATAAATAATGCTTTTAAACCAAAGAGATTTGGAGAAAAAATAAAATTTAATAAATTGTAA
- the rsxA gene encoding electron transport complex subunit RsxA: protein MEYIIIIISAIFVNNIVLAQFLGICPFIGVSKKLGTAVGMSGAVLFVMTLATIVTYVIWQFLLVPFELEYLRTISFILVIAALVQMVEIILKKVSPSLFQALGIFLPLITTNCAVLGVAILTIQNDYNLLEGVVFAIASAIGFALALIIFAGIREHLELMKVPKGMRGVPVSLVVAGILALAFMGFAGIV, encoded by the coding sequence ATGGAATATATAATAATCATAATATCAGCAATATTTGTAAATAACATTGTACTTGCACAATTTTTAGGAATTTGTCCTTTTATAGGAGTTTCCAAAAAACTTGGTACTGCTGTTGGAATGTCAGGAGCTGTGCTTTTTGTGATGACTCTTGCTACAATTGTTACTTATGTTATTTGGCAGTTTCTTCTTGTACCATTTGAACTGGAATATTTAAGAACTATTAGTTTTATCCTTGTTATTGCCGCATTAGTACAAATGGTTGAAATAATTCTTAAAAAAGTAAGCCCGTCATTATTTCAGGCTTTAGGAATATTCCTTCCTTTAATCACAACAAACTGTGCTGTTTTAGGTGTTGCTATTCTTACAATTCAAAATGATTACAATCTTCTTGAAGGTGTTGTTTTTGCAATTGCCAGTGCTATTGGTTTTGCTTTAGCTCTTATAATTTTTGCAGGCATCAGAGAGCATCTCGAACTTATGAAAGTACCCAAAGGCATGAGAGGCGTTCCTGTATCTTTGGTGGTTGCAGGTATTTTGGCTCTTGCTTTTATGGGCTTTGCTGGAATTGTTTAA
- the rsxC gene encoding electron transport complex subunit RsxC, whose amino-acid sequence MLKTFKLGGVHPPENKISREKSIEVLDLPKKAFIPVGQVLGAPSVPLVKRGDMVKVGQLIAKGEAFISANIHSSVSGKVFKIDDIVDSSGFRKKTIIIDVDGDEWEEGIDTSNEIIRDISLSKAEIIERIKASGIVGLGGATFPSHVKLMVPKGKKAEVLIINGVECEPYLTSDHRLMLEKTEELLIGTKILMKGLAVDKAIVGIENNKADAIEKLTKVAKDYAGITILPLKVKYPQGGEKQLIKAAINREVPSGALPIEVGAVVNNVGTTYAVYEAVQKNKPLVERIVTLTGKSLEETANFLVRIGTPISNLLESKNGLPEDTAKVISGGPMMGKTLTTIDAAVVKGTSGVLLIPEKESKRIESSTCIRCGKCVSVCPMGLEPHLLEKLVQIEDWEETQKNNVMDCIECGSCVYTCPSYRPLLDYIRLGKSKVGEIIRSRKK is encoded by the coding sequence GTGTTAAAAACGTTCAAACTCGGAGGTGTTCATCCACCGGAAAATAAAATTTCAAGAGAGAAAAGTATTGAAGTTTTAGATTTACCTAAAAAAGCTTTCATTCCTGTTGGGCAAGTGTTAGGTGCACCATCTGTACCTTTGGTAAAAAGAGGTGATATGGTAAAAGTCGGACAGTTGATTGCTAAAGGTGAAGCATTTATTTCAGCAAATATTCACTCATCAGTTTCAGGAAAAGTATTCAAAATTGATGATATTGTTGATTCAAGTGGATTTAGAAAAAAAACTATTATTATTGATGTTGATGGTGATGAATGGGAAGAAGGAATTGATACATCTAATGAAATTATAAGAGATATTTCTTTATCAAAAGCTGAAATTATTGAAAGAATTAAAGCTTCAGGAATTGTTGGTTTGGGAGGAGCTACTTTTCCATCTCATGTAAAATTGATGGTTCCTAAGGGTAAAAAAGCAGAAGTTCTTATTATCAATGGTGTGGAATGTGAACCCTATCTTACTTCCGATCATCGTTTAATGTTGGAAAAAACTGAAGAGTTGCTCATTGGTACAAAAATATTGATGAAAGGACTGGCTGTTGATAAAGCTATTGTAGGAATTGAAAATAATAAAGCCGATGCAATAGAAAAATTGACGAAAGTTGCAAAAGACTACGCAGGAATTACCATTTTACCATTAAAAGTGAAATACCCTCAAGGTGGTGAAAAACAATTAATAAAAGCGGCTATTAACAGGGAAGTTCCTTCGGGAGCTTTGCCAATTGAAGTAGGGGCTGTGGTAAATAATGTCGGGACTACTTATGCCGTTTACGAAGCAGTTCAAAAAAATAAACCTCTTGTTGAAAGAATTGTAACTTTAACAGGAAAATCATTAGAAGAAACAGCGAATTTTTTAGTTAGAATTGGAACTCCGATTTCAAATTTGTTGGAAAGTAAAAATGGCTTACCGGAGGATACGGCAAAGGTAATAAGTGGTGGACCAATGATGGGAAAAACACTAACAACAATAGATGCTGCTGTTGTTAAAGGTACTTCAGGGGTTTTGTTAATTCCTGAGAAAGAAAGTAAAAGAATAGAATCTTCAACTTGTATAAGGTGTGGAAAATGTGTTTCTGTTTGTCCTATGGGATTAGAACCTCATCTTCTTGAAAAACTTGTTCAAATAGAAGATTGGGAAGAAACACAAAAAAATAATGTAATGGATTGTATTGAATGTGGCTCGTGTGTTTATACTTGCCCTTCTTACAGACCACTTCTGGATTATATAAGGTTAGGAAAATCAAAGGTTGGTGAAATAATCAGATCAAGGAAAAAATAA
- a CDS encoding electron transport complex subunit E produces MKQMKNFSKGFIQENPVFILLLGLCPTLGVTTSAFNGLGMGLATAFVLVMSNLVISLIKNLIPDKVRIPSFIVIIASFVTIVDLVMNGFLPALHEQLGLFIPLIVVNCIVLGRAEAFASKNNVWSSIVDGFGMGLGFAFALTLLGAVREILGSGAIFGIQLYEGDGMLVFVLAPGAFITLGYLIAIMNKFKKA; encoded by the coding sequence ATGAAACAGATGAAGAACTTTTCTAAAGGATTCATTCAGGAAAATCCGGTTTTTATTTTACTCTTAGGACTTTGTCCTACACTTGGTGTTACTACTTCAGCTTTTAACGGGCTTGGAATGGGGCTGGCTACAGCTTTTGTACTTGTGATGTCAAATTTGGTAATTTCTTTAATAAAAAATTTAATTCCCGATAAAGTAAGGATACCTTCTTTTATTGTAATAATTGCTTCTTTTGTAACCATTGTTGATCTTGTTATGAATGGATTTTTACCTGCATTGCATGAGCAGTTAGGTCTTTTTATTCCTTTAATTGTGGTTAACTGTATCGTTCTTGGAAGAGCGGAAGCCTTTGCATCAAAAAATAATGTTTGGTCATCAATTGTTGATGGCTTCGGTATGGGATTGGGTTTTGCTTTTGCATTAACACTCCTCGGTGCAGTTCGTGAAATTCTCGGTAGCGGAGCAATTTTTGGAATACAATTGTATGAAGGTGATGGAATGCTTGTGTTTGTACTTGCTCCCGGTGCTTTTATTACTTTGGGCTATTTGATAGCAATAATGAATAAATTTAAGAAAGCTTAA
- a CDS encoding Fe-S cluster domain-containing protein, whose amino-acid sequence MILYSIISLGVIGVISAIILFFVAKKFNVVEDPRIDEVEEVLPAANCGGCGYPGCRNFAEEIVKAESVSGFYCPVGGNDVMAEVGKVMGLEVTAQKPLIAVIRCNGTKKNSPQKSIYDGIESCAVAHNLFAGEGGCSYGCLGLGDCVDACDFDAIHMDPETGLPVVNDKCTACGACVEACPRDIIELRHIGPKAKRIFVSCVNKEKGAKAVKNCKVACIGCGKCEKVCDFDAITIENNLAYIDYEKCKLCRKCVTVCPTNAIWEINFPLKKVKVDKVKRVEAKVEKEKKSENKTDN is encoded by the coding sequence ATAATCTTATATTCTATAATTTCTTTAGGTGTTATTGGGGTAATATCTGCAATAATTTTATTTTTTGTTGCTAAAAAATTCAATGTTGTTGAAGATCCGCGAATTGATGAGGTGGAAGAAGTCTTGCCTGCTGCGAATTGTGGTGGATGTGGATATCCCGGATGTCGTAATTTTGCTGAAGAAATTGTAAAAGCGGAATCAGTATCCGGTTTTTATTGTCCTGTTGGAGGTAATGATGTAATGGCAGAGGTTGGTAAGGTAATGGGCTTAGAAGTTACTGCACAAAAACCATTGATAGCTGTTATCAGGTGTAACGGAACAAAGAAAAATTCTCCTCAAAAAAGTATTTATGATGGCATTGAATCATGTGCTGTTGCTCATAATTTATTTGCAGGAGAAGGTGGTTGTAGCTATGGATGTCTTGGCTTAGGTGATTGTGTTGATGCTTGTGATTTTGATGCAATACACATGGATCCCGAAACAGGATTGCCTGTAGTTAATGACAAATGTACTGCTTGTGGAGCATGTGTTGAAGCTTGCCCGAGAGATATTATTGAGTTACGTCATATCGGTCCTAAGGCTAAAAGAATATTTGTTTCTTGTGTAAATAAAGAGAAGGGTGCTAAGGCAGTAAAAAATTGTAAAGTTGCTTGTATCGGTTGTGGTAAATGTGAAAAAGTGTGTGATTTTGATGCAATTACAATAGAAAATAATCTGGCATACATTGATTATGAAAAATGTAAGCTTTGCCGTAAATGTGTTACTGTTTGTCCTACAAATGCAATTTGGGAAATAAATTTTCCTTTGAAAAAAGTGAAAGTTGATAAAGTAAAACGAGTAGAGGCAAAAGTTGAAAAAGAAAAAAAATCTGAAAATAAAACAGATAATTAA
- a CDS encoding RnfABCDGE type electron transport complex subunit G, producing MANKKESTFLSMTLTLLIVTVVAAFSLGGVYNLTFEKIEESKRIKKENAIKKVVPEFTELKSFKVKPTDANDSLEFNQAFNEDKLVGTAVATYTDIGFSGRFKIMVGFSPDGKIINTAVLEHKETPGLGDKMDASKSDFPNQFMDKDPSKYNLKVTKDGGDVDAITAATISSRAFCDAVNRAYITFENEKGDKE from the coding sequence ATGGCAAATAAAAAAGAATCAACTTTTCTGAGCATGACTTTAACCTTACTTATTGTAACGGTTGTTGCCGCTTTTTCTCTTGGTGGAGTTTATAATCTTACTTTTGAAAAAATTGAAGAAAGCAAAAGAATAAAAAAGGAAAATGCAATAAAAAAGGTTGTACCTGAATTTACCGAACTAAAATCATTTAAGGTAAAACCGACTGATGCAAATGATTCACTTGAATTCAATCAGGCTTTTAATGAAGATAAATTAGTGGGTACAGCAGTTGCAACATACACTGATATTGGTTTTAGTGGAAGGTTTAAAATTATGGTTGGCTTTTCTCCTGACGGAAAAATTATCAATACTGCCGTTTTGGAGCATAAAGAAACTCCGGGACTTGGAGATAAAATGGATGCATCGAAATCTGATTTCCCAAATCAGTTTATGGATAAAGATCCTTCAAAATATAATTTAAAAGTTACTAAAGACGGGGGAGATGTAGATGCCATAACTGCGGCTACTATTAGTTCCCGTGCTTTTTGTGATGCTGTAAACAGAGCTTATATCACATTTGAAAATGAAAAAGGAGACAAGGAATAA
- a CDS encoding T9SS type A sorting domain-containing protein, translating into MNKRIFTTFLILFFFNNVKSQEIIPLGNGIPEHEYVFASCTDSPFIYYACYVYNYDSNCSQITVRKWNGMYWDSLPKIMYSYYDSCVLSMCVYNGNLYLGGFFDSIHQIKNSALLIRFNGVNWENVGNGFTTQLPYYWESIEKLIVYKGELYAGGYFHKVNNMSVSNIAKWNDTIWSKVGLSGNEGVDSIIWDMLVHKNKLIIAGDFDHAGGQNIKNITGWNKYTWSSYQNSFKYIFDICEHDNKIFALAADNPAKIFSWSGNQWDTITTSGLSPITFQKEHDRSLLSSFDGKLWYAHGIFKWNNNKLAYFENNVWKYFNLTFSGSHHFINNIFTYKNNIYVNGFFFNVNTKNVNKVFCLSKNYGTIKGTIYHDSIENCIINSSEYGLDKKKIVLYPSEYSILSDKTGNYKFDVIPGNYVVQLPNGSIDKYKYWRYSSCQKDTYNLQISSSPTAIIRNFALKPIPGIKDLAVKLSGTFGAFYRDMDTTNYYLNYVNYGTVAQNATVTFQYYDSTYIISCNPNYSNQNNRILSWDFNLAPREEGIIKIQLVTRKYNSRTETVLNTAITPISGDSNIKDNHDTLVLSYICSFDPNNKVSDYCKFIPLNKYEIRYHINFQNTGTDTAFKVVITDTLDHEYLVPSSLLMVSASNDYKVKQIGNVVIWTFDNIMLPDSNVDELNSHGFVEFSIKRKENLVQGDSFSNCAAIYFDYNAPVITEDLWLKVVDNKASLKEIDEKSVEINLFPVPANNYVYIDIKSKYKEEFVVEFYDLLGNIIYDSKVFINNKQRLKLDVSNVSAGMYLITVRSNKYQVTRKVLISDF; encoded by the coding sequence ATGAATAAAAGAATATTTACAACATTTCTAATATTATTTTTTTTCAATAATGTAAAATCACAGGAAATAATTCCGCTCGGAAATGGAATACCTGAACACGAATATGTATTTGCAAGCTGTACTGATAGTCCTTTTATATATTATGCATGTTATGTTTATAATTATGATTCTAACTGCTCTCAAATTACTGTCAGAAAATGGAATGGTATGTATTGGGATAGTTTGCCTAAGATAATGTACTCTTATTATGATTCTTGTGTATTAAGCATGTGCGTATATAATGGGAATCTTTATTTGGGAGGATTTTTTGATTCAATACACCAAATTAAAAACTCTGCTCTACTGATACGCTTTAATGGTGTAAACTGGGAAAATGTTGGCAATGGTTTTACAACTCAATTACCCTACTATTGGGAGTCAATTGAAAAATTGATAGTTTATAAAGGAGAATTATATGCCGGTGGTTATTTTCACAAAGTTAATAATATGTCTGTATCGAACATTGCCAAGTGGAATGACACTATCTGGTCTAAAGTAGGCTTGAGTGGAAATGAAGGTGTTGATAGTATAATATGGGATATGCTTGTACATAAAAATAAACTGATTATTGCTGGTGATTTTGATCATGCTGGTGGTCAAAATATTAAAAATATTACCGGATGGAATAAATATACATGGAGTTCTTATCAGAACAGTTTTAAGTACATATTTGATATTTGTGAACACGATAATAAAATTTTTGCCTTGGCGGCAGATAATCCTGCAAAAATTTTTAGTTGGAGTGGAAATCAGTGGGATACCATTACTACCTCAGGTTTGTCTCCTATTACATTTCAGAAAGAGCATGACCGAAGTTTGCTTTCAAGCTTTGACGGAAAATTGTGGTATGCTCATGGAATATTTAAATGGAATAATAATAAACTGGCATATTTTGAAAATAATGTATGGAAGTATTTTAACCTGACATTTTCAGGCAGTCATCATTTTATTAATAATATTTTTACATACAAAAACAATATATATGTGAATGGATTTTTTTTTAATGTAAATACAAAAAATGTTAATAAGGTGTTTTGCTTGAGTAAAAACTATGGCACTATTAAAGGAACGATTTACCATGATTCTATTGAAAATTGCATTATTAATTCATCAGAATACGGTCTTGATAAAAAAAAGATAGTTTTATACCCATCAGAATATTCAATTCTTTCAGATAAAACAGGGAATTATAAATTTGATGTTATACCTGGTAATTATGTAGTTCAGCTTCCCAATGGTTCAATTGACAAATATAAATACTGGAGGTATAGCAGTTGTCAAAAAGACACTTACAATTTACAAATTTCATCATCACCAACAGCTATAATTAGAAATTTTGCCCTTAAACCTATACCTGGCATTAAGGATTTGGCTGTAAAATTATCAGGAACATTTGGTGCATTTTACAGAGATATGGATACAACAAATTATTATCTTAATTATGTTAATTATGGGACTGTTGCCCAAAATGCAACAGTAACTTTTCAATACTATGATTCAACATATATTATTAGTTGCAACCCAAATTATTCAAATCAGAATAACAGGATTTTAAGCTGGGATTTTAATCTTGCTCCACGTGAAGAAGGTATAATTAAAATACAACTTGTAACTAGAAAGTATAATTCTAGAACTGAAACTGTTCTTAATACAGCGATTACACCAATCAGTGGAGATTCAAATATTAAAGACAACCATGATACCTTGGTTTTATCATATATTTGCTCTTTTGATCCTAACAATAAAGTTTCGGATTATTGTAAGTTCATACCATTAAACAAATATGAAATCAGGTATCATATAAATTTTCAAAACACAGGCACTGATACGGCTTTTAAGGTTGTGATAACTGATACTCTTGACCACGAATATCTTGTGCCTTCGTCATTATTAATGGTTTCTGCAAGTAATGATTATAAAGTAAAACAGATTGGGAACGTAGTTATTTGGACATTTGATAATATTATGCTACCCGACAGCAATGTTGATGAACTTAATAGTCACGGATTTGTTGAATTTTCAATAAAAAGAAAAGAAAATCTTGTTCAGGGCGATTCATTTTCAAATTGTGCTGCTATATATTTTGATTATAATGCACCCGTGATTACTGAGGATTTATGGTTGAAAGTGGTTGACAATAAAGCATCTTTAAAGGAAATTGATGAGAAGAGTGTTGAGATAAATTTATTTCCTGTTCCTGCAAATAATTATGTTTACATTGATATAAAATCTAAATATAAAGAAGAATTTGTTGTAGAATTTTATGATTTACTTGGAAATATTATTTATGATTCAAAAGTATTTATAAATAATAAACAAAGATTGAAATTGGATGTCTCAAATGTTTCTGCAGGTATGTATTTAATTACTGTCAGAAGCAACAAATATCAGGTAACAAGAAAGGTGCTGATTTCTGATTTTTAA